A genomic window from Enoplosus armatus isolate fEnoArm2 chromosome 20, fEnoArm2.hap1, whole genome shotgun sequence includes:
- the LOC139303677 gene encoding zinc finger protein 518A: MEEDLIIPHDSAKNCNISVTEDEKEKVKDFVYKHFREVTDGSLFNNAEESSIKEHGGSTKKDKQTLSKAHCKIQQGAVFSGKILSFECSVCKDNSTYSPNDLLKHFRAAHKGILPTYPCDLCGFVTNEFPALQRHRIEHRNTLVTCELCNDDVQYSLLLLTRHYIMCHSLNGQFNCDWCEFTTVDAGTFVQHIHHHNESPWKSRSEYLKKHMAAVHKEEAERRNVWKAIEDGTPANSSASLKLLLKKSSESQEAQRITKLNCLGSLSNQNGRLIKPEISLEESHHFMDGTVAKKENKNWSKGSHNTEQSMPVMLQECDNSACSDAASHTNPNGLTVLMVKNKISLPPNCTTKVMGFKMVDGKKHLVLKVIPATKQDSSTQNQSSVEEVGSSAPNPVLDKSKVSIENGECSDSKSSTSHCFAASPRSGSCAYMDQDDIVAVKGRIPQPKVRRLTAMIQDLGQFRVLSESDSF, from the exons ATGGAAGAAGACCTCATAATACCTCATGATTCTGCCAAAAACTGCAACATATCAGTAAcagaggatgaaaaagaaaaggtaaaagaCTTTGTGTATAAGCATTTCAGAGAAGTGACAGATGGGTCACTCTTCAATAATGCAGAAGAATCTTCCATTAAGGAACATGGAGGTTCCACCAAGAAAGATAAACAAACTCTCAGTAAAGCCCATTGTAAAATTCAGCAGGGGGCTGTTTTCTCTGGAAAGATTCTGAGTTTTGAATGCTCGGTGTGTAAAGATAATTCCACGTATAGCCCCAATGATCTCCTTAAACATTTTCGAGCAGCTCATAAAGGAATCCTTCCAACATACCCTTGTGACCTGTGTGGGTTTGTCACGAATGAGTTCCCTGCTCTTCAACGCCATCGGATTGAGCACAGGAATACTCTGGTTACATGTGAGCTCTGCAACGATGATGTTCAGTACTCTCTGCTTTTGCTTACCAGACACTACATCATGTGCCACAGTCTAAATGGACAGTTTAACTGTGACTGGTGTGAGTTTACAACTGTGGATGCAGGTACATTCGTCCAGCACATCCATCATCACAATGAGAGTCCTTGGAAGT CAAGAAGCGAGTACCTTAAAAAACACATGGCAGCTGTTCACAAAGAGGAGGCCGAGAGAAGGAATGTATGGAAGGCTATAGAAGACGGCACTCCCGCAAATTCATCTGCAAGCTTAAAACTTTTGCTAAAAAAGAGCAGTGAATCACAGGAGGCTCAGAGGATAACAAAACTGAACTGTCTTGGGAGCTTATCAAACCAAAATGGCAGGCTAATCAAACCAGAGATATCCTTAGAGGAGTCCCACCACTTTATGGATGGGACTGTagcaaaaaaggaaaacaaaaattgGAGCAAAGGCTCTCATAACACAGAGCAGTCAATGCCAGTAATGTTACAGGAATGTGACAACTCTGCATGTTCTGATGCTGCAAGTCACACCAATCCTAATGGACTGACTGTTCTGATGGTTAAGAACAAAATCTCTCTTCCCCCTAACTGTACAACCAAAGTGATGGGATTCAAGATGGTTGATGGCAAAAAACATTTAGTTCTCAAAGTAATACCAGCAACAAAGCAAGACTCATCCACTCAAAACCAGTCGTCAGTTGAAGAGGTGGGCTCCTCAGCACCCAATCCTGTGTTGGATAAAAGTAAAGTCTCCATTGAGAATGGGGAATGCTCCGATAGCAAGAGCTCAACGTCACATTGCTTTGCTGCTTCACCAAGGAGCGGATCTTGCGCCTACATGGATCAAGATGATATTGTGGCAGTCAAA GGAAGAATTCCTCAACCAAAGGTGCGTCGTCTCACAGCGATGATCCAAGACCTCGGCCAGTTCAGAGTTCTGTCCGAGAGCGATTCCTTCTGA